One genomic window of Scatophagus argus isolate fScaArg1 chromosome 16, fScaArg1.pri, whole genome shotgun sequence includes the following:
- the stard3 gene encoding stAR-related lipid transfer protein 3 isoform X1 → MPGGEYGELGGSLPAIASLNASYSASMSLPSPYLFLPPTERRAISDVRRTFCLFVTFDLLFISLLWIIELNISSSIKESLENEVVHYNYRSSFFDIFLLAVFRFLCLQVGYAAFRLKHWWVIAITTLVTSVFLVVKVIISNLRDNTFSRPTQLLSQNAFGYVLPITSFVVAWLETWFLDFKVLPQEADDERAYLAVVNAACERAPMMYPRAVSDGQFYSPPESVAGSEEDLDEEGLGRRAVTAQEKEYVRQGREAMSVIEQILAQEDNWKFEKNNDMGDSVYTLEIPYHGKTFILKAFMQCPAELVYQEVILQPEKMVQWNRTVSICQILQRVDDNTLVSYDVSSGAAGGVVSARDFVNVRRVERKGDCYLSAGIATDHEAKPPSGRYVRGENGPGGFVVLKSSSNPSVCTFIWVLNTDLKGQLPRYLIHQSLASTMFEFMTHLRQRIAEIRPSLRSHHHT, encoded by the exons ATGCCAGGTGGAGAGTACGGGGAGCTCGGGGGCAGCCTCCCAGCCATCGCCTCCCTAAATGCTTCCTATTCTGCATCAATGTCCCTCCCTTCCCCATACCTGTTCCTGCCACCCACAGAGCGCAGGGCCATCTCGGACGTCCGCCGCACCTTCTGTCTTTTCGTGACGTTCGACCTGCTCTTCATCTCCCTTCTGTGGATTATCGAGCTGAAC ATCTCCAGCTCAATCAAGGAGAGCTTGGAAAATGAGGTTGTCCATTATAACTACAGATCCTCCTTCTTTGACATCTTT CTCCTTGCAGTGTTTCGGTTCTTGTGTCTACAAGTGGGCTATGCTGCCTTTCGTCTGAAGCACTGGTGGGTCATCGCG ATTACCACTCTAGTGACCAGCGTCTTCCTCGTTGTTAAAGTCATCATATCTAAC CTTCGGGACAACACGTTTTCTCGCCCCACACAGCTCCTGTCCCAGAATGCCTTTGGCTACGTGTTGCCCATCACTTCGTTTGTGGTGGCCTGGCTGGAGACCTGGTTCCTTGACTTCAAGGTGCTCCCTCAGGAGGCTGATGATGAGAGAG CCTACCTGGCAGTGGTGAACGCGGCCTGTGAACGAGCCCCCATGATGTACCCCCGTGCCGTTTCAGACGGACAGTTCTACTCCCCACCTGAATCTGTCGCAG GTTCTGAAGAGGACCTGGACGAGGAGGGTCTCGGACGCAGAGCTGTCACCGCGCAG GAGAAGGAGTATGTCAGACAGGGTCGTGAGGCCATGTCTGTGATAGAACAGATCCTCGCCCAGGAGGACAACTGGAAATTTGAAAAGAACAAT GATATGGGCGACTCTGTCTACACTCTGGAGATTCCCTACCATGGAAAGACTTTCATTCTCAAG GCCTTTATGCAGTGTCCAGCTGAGCTCGTGTATCAGGAGGTGATTCTGCAGCCAGAGAAGATGGTCCAGTGGAACAGAACCGTTTCCATCTGCCAG ATCCTTCAGAGGGTTGATGACAACACTCTGGTATCATATGATGTCTCctctggagcagcaggaggagttGTGTCTGCGAG GGACTTTGTTAATGTTCGGCGGGTGGAACGCAAAGGGGATTGCTACCTGTCTGCTGGCATAGCAACCGACCACGAAGCCAAACCTCCAAGCGGTCGCTACGTCAG GGGTGAGAACGGTCCAGGAGGATTTGTGGTCCTCAAATCAAGCAGTAACCCGTCCGTCTGCACCTTCATCTGGGTCCTCAACACAGACTTGAAG GGCCAACTGCCCCGCTACCTCATCCACCAGAGCCTGGCTTCCACCATGTTTGAATTCATGACCCATTTACGGCAGCGCATCGCCGAGATACGGCCCTCCCTACGCTCCCACCACCACACTTAG
- the stard3 gene encoding stAR-related lipid transfer protein 3 isoform X2, translating into MPGGEYGELGGSLPAIASLNASYSASMSLPSPYLFLPPTERRAISDVRRTFCLFVTFDLLFISLLWIIELNISSSIKESLENEVVHYNYRSSFFDIFLLAVFRFLCLQVGYAAFRLKHWWVIAITTLVTSVFLVVKVIISNLLSQNAFGYVLPITSFVVAWLETWFLDFKVLPQEADDERAYLAVVNAACERAPMMYPRAVSDGQFYSPPESVAGSEEDLDEEGLGRRAVTAQEKEYVRQGREAMSVIEQILAQEDNWKFEKNNDMGDSVYTLEIPYHGKTFILKAFMQCPAELVYQEVILQPEKMVQWNRTVSICQILQRVDDNTLVSYDVSSGAAGGVVSARDFVNVRRVERKGDCYLSAGIATDHEAKPPSGRYVRGENGPGGFVVLKSSSNPSVCTFIWVLNTDLKGQLPRYLIHQSLASTMFEFMTHLRQRIAEIRPSLRSHHHT; encoded by the exons ATGCCAGGTGGAGAGTACGGGGAGCTCGGGGGCAGCCTCCCAGCCATCGCCTCCCTAAATGCTTCCTATTCTGCATCAATGTCCCTCCCTTCCCCATACCTGTTCCTGCCACCCACAGAGCGCAGGGCCATCTCGGACGTCCGCCGCACCTTCTGTCTTTTCGTGACGTTCGACCTGCTCTTCATCTCCCTTCTGTGGATTATCGAGCTGAAC ATCTCCAGCTCAATCAAGGAGAGCTTGGAAAATGAGGTTGTCCATTATAACTACAGATCCTCCTTCTTTGACATCTTT CTCCTTGCAGTGTTTCGGTTCTTGTGTCTACAAGTGGGCTATGCTGCCTTTCGTCTGAAGCACTGGTGGGTCATCGCG ATTACCACTCTAGTGACCAGCGTCTTCCTCGTTGTTAAAGTCATCATATCTAAC CTCCTGTCCCAGAATGCCTTTGGCTACGTGTTGCCCATCACTTCGTTTGTGGTGGCCTGGCTGGAGACCTGGTTCCTTGACTTCAAGGTGCTCCCTCAGGAGGCTGATGATGAGAGAG CCTACCTGGCAGTGGTGAACGCGGCCTGTGAACGAGCCCCCATGATGTACCCCCGTGCCGTTTCAGACGGACAGTTCTACTCCCCACCTGAATCTGTCGCAG GTTCTGAAGAGGACCTGGACGAGGAGGGTCTCGGACGCAGAGCTGTCACCGCGCAG GAGAAGGAGTATGTCAGACAGGGTCGTGAGGCCATGTCTGTGATAGAACAGATCCTCGCCCAGGAGGACAACTGGAAATTTGAAAAGAACAAT GATATGGGCGACTCTGTCTACACTCTGGAGATTCCCTACCATGGAAAGACTTTCATTCTCAAG GCCTTTATGCAGTGTCCAGCTGAGCTCGTGTATCAGGAGGTGATTCTGCAGCCAGAGAAGATGGTCCAGTGGAACAGAACCGTTTCCATCTGCCAG ATCCTTCAGAGGGTTGATGACAACACTCTGGTATCATATGATGTCTCctctggagcagcaggaggagttGTGTCTGCGAG GGACTTTGTTAATGTTCGGCGGGTGGAACGCAAAGGGGATTGCTACCTGTCTGCTGGCATAGCAACCGACCACGAAGCCAAACCTCCAAGCGGTCGCTACGTCAG GGGTGAGAACGGTCCAGGAGGATTTGTGGTCCTCAAATCAAGCAGTAACCCGTCCGTCTGCACCTTCATCTGGGTCCTCAACACAGACTTGAAG GGCCAACTGCCCCGCTACCTCATCCACCAGAGCCTGGCTTCCACCATGTTTGAATTCATGACCCATTTACGGCAGCGCATCGCCGAGATACGGCCCTCCCTACGCTCCCACCACCACACTTAG
- the mreg gene encoding melanoregulin: protein MGSALRFCMQFCCCCCCTADEEDEDEKQPLVPQDPLEYFNREVQKRRDEETNLWSTPGDASHSEREDDRVLYSLLQARNKTRMGSTGYRRLSVDIEAMRDTRREVRDKWKTVLENLGFMAEAESLLTVSAGASYDRMRNAAKARAMLNALHSDTSIFSSREPPPERYLFILDRLLYLDIADDFLAKAKRFYPPKEDSDEDTSGLGINLPLLLARVEAMNGGGNEEDDEEESEREDGNLSDRA from the exons ATGGGTTCGGCCTTGAGGTTCTGCATgcagttctgctgctgctgctgctgcaccgctgacgaagaagatgaagatgagaaGCAGCCTTTAGTACC TCAGGATCCGTTGGAGTACTTTAACCGTGAAGTCCAGAAGCGTCGCGATGAGGAGACCAACCTGTGGAGTACGCCAGGAGACGCCAGCCACTCGGAGAGAGAGGACGACCGGGTCCTTTACAGCCTTTTGCAGGCCAGGAACAAGACCCGCATGGGATCCACG gGCTATCGCCGTCTGAGTGTTGACATCGAGGCCATGAGAGATACCCGTCGAGAAGTCAGAGACAAATGGAAGACAGTCCTGGAGAACTTAG GTTTCATGGCGGAGGCAGAGTCGTTGCTAACAGTGTCTGCTGGAGCCTCATATGACCGCATGCGTAATGCCGCGAAAGCACGAGCCATGCTTAATGCGCTCCACTCTGACACGTCCATCTTCAGCTCCAGAGAACCACCGCCAGAGAGATATCTGTTCATTCTG GATCGTCTCCTGTACCTCGACATAGCTGACGACTTTCTGGCAAAGGCAAAGCGCTTCTATCCTCCAAAGGAAGACTCTGACGAGGACACCTCGGGCCTCGGCATAAACCTGCCGCTGCTGCTGGCCAGAGTGGAGGCCATGAACGGAGGGGGCAACGAGGAAGACGACGAGGAAGAAAGCGAAAGAGAAGATGGAAACTTGAGTGACAGAGCCTGA
- the LOC124073906 gene encoding telethonin, whose translation MMPICTVLERRNGVVVGAELTCTVREENKAQRESYSADWHSVSLKTQPQDRQTMNMNDNSRRETLSRQWQARSLIQTCPSGVFRVGTVERGVREHQLLPKRKTLPLPIFTPAELGVRLGRGAAHTEDDLQPFPTPDGSCPSKRTVDEITRDLPPVKPTLMEFSKAPKALGRSMSQEAQRG comes from the exons ATGATGCCGATCTGTACCGTCCTGGAGAGGCGTAACGGCGTGGTGGTGGGAGCTGAGCTGACCTGCACCGTACGGGAGGAGAACAAGGCTCAGAGGGAGAGCTACAGTGCAGACTGGCATAGTGTCAGTCTCAAGACTCAACCTCAGGACAG GCAGACAATGAACATGAATGACAACTCTCGTCGGGAGACTCTGTCCCGGCAGTGGCAAGCCCGTTCGCTGATACAGACATGCCCCTCTGGTGTCTTCAGAGTGGGCACCGTGGAAAGAGGTGTGAGGGAGCACCAGCTGCTGCCCAAGAGAAAGACCCTCCCCTTGCCCATCTTCACCCCTGCAGAGCTGGGCGTGAGGCTTGGACGTGGAGCTGCACACACCGAGGACGACCTGCAGCCCTTCCCCACCCCAGACGGATCCTGTCCCAGCAAGAGGACCGTGGACGAGATCACGAGAGACCTCCCCCCAGTCAAACCCACCCTCATGGAGTTCTCCAAAGCACCCAAAGCCCTGGGTCGCTCCATGTCCCAAGAGGCCCagagagggtga
- the LOC124073905 gene encoding proline-rich protein 29-like: MAWTEDIYPHFTPYDPHAFQILPAPQQPPTILQQLPATVMPPGSAASIRPGGHVKQDLVELMMIQNAQMHQVIMNNMTMSALSSFGFCCPPSGHMSQAPSDLRIIQETVADQEIYHHYYQPAPYVSCPAWFQCQTTQVYQDPNNPTSSLPNTDRPTVPPPPPPPPPPPSTSGPVGANVTPAAGKSDHTSAPSQQPISTTCSCEAKGAS; encoded by the exons ATGGCGTGGACAGAAGATATTTATCCACACTTCACGCCGTATGATCCGCACGCTTTTCAGATATTGCCT GCTCCTCAGCAGCCCCCCAccatcctgcagcagctcccaGCGACCGTGATGCCTCCCGGCTCCGCTGCCTCCATTAGGCCCGGTGGTCACGTCAAGCAGG ATCTTGTAGAGCTGATGATGATCCAGAATGCCCAGATGCACCAGGTCATCATGAACAACATGACCATGTCGGCTCTCAGCTCGTTCGGGTTCTGCTGCCCCCCGTCGGGCCACATG TCACAGGCTCCCAGTGATCTGCGTATAATTCAAGAGACAGTGGCTGACCAGGAGATATATCACCACTATTACCAGCCTGCTCCATATGTGTCCTGTCCAGCATGGTTCCAGTGTCAGACCACGCAGGTCTACCAGGACCCCAACaaccccacctcctctctgccaaACACAGACAG ACCaactgtccctcctcctcctcctcctcctcctcctcctcccagcacCAGTGGGCCAGTGGGAGCCAACGTCACACCTGCAGCAGGTAAAAGCGACCACACATCAGCGCCCAGCCAGCAGCCGATTAGCACAACCTGTTCCTGTGAAGCCAAAGGGGCCTCCTGA